In Pyrus communis chromosome 8, drPyrComm1.1, whole genome shotgun sequence, one genomic interval encodes:
- the LOC137742474 gene encoding oxysterol-binding protein-related protein 3C-like isoform X1 gives MGSPKKDQNKGFFAAMSSGLSMFGNAMHRSVGGLLGYEGVEVINPEGGKEDAEEEAQRGRWKQEERDSYWRMMQKYIGSDVTSMVTLPVLIFEPMTMLQKMAELMEYSHLLDHADECEDPYMQLVFATSWAISVYYAYQRTWKPFNPILGETYEMVNHSGVTFIAEQVSHHPPMSAGHAENDHFTYDVTSKLKTKFLGNSVDVYPVGRTRVTLKRNGVVLDLVPPPTKVNNLIFGRTWVDSPGEMIMTNQTTGDKVVLYFQPCGWFGAGRYEVDGYVYNAAEEPQILMTGKWNESMSYQPCDLEGEPLPGTELKEVWHVADVPKNDKFQYTYFAHKLNSFDTAPKKFLASDSRLRPDRYALEKGDLSKSGAEKSRLEERQRAEKKEREAKHHQFTPRWFDLTEEVTPTPWGDLEVYQYNNKYTEHQAAIDSSDSIDVVDVTSIEFNPWQFGNLSAE, from the exons ATGGGTAGCCCAAAGAAGGATCAGAACAAGGGCTTCTTCGCAGCCATGAGTTCCGGCCTCTCCATGTTTGGCAACGCCATGCACCGATCCGTCGGCGg GTTGCTTGGTTATGAAGGGGTGGAAGTCATAAATCCAGAGGGAGGCAAAGAAGATGCAGAGGAGGAAGCTCAAAGAGGAAGATGGAAGCAGGAG GAACGAGACAGTTACTGGAGGATGATGCAGAAGTATATAGGTTCAGATGTAACATCAATGGTGACTCTTCCTGTACTTATCTTTGAGCCAATGACAATGCTGCAGAAAATGGCTGAG TTAATGGAGTATTCACACTTGTTGGATCACGCCGATGAATGTGAGGATCCTTATATGCAGTTGGTGTTTGCCA CATCATGGGCGATATCGGTCTACTATGCCTACCAGCGGACGTGGAAGCCATTCAATCCTATCCTTGGGGAGACTTATGAAATGGTTAATCACTCAGGGGTTACATTTATTGCAGAGCAG GTGAGTCATCATCCACCAATGAGTGCTGGGCATGCAGAAAATGATCATTTCACTTATGATGTGACATCAAAACtgaagactaaatttttaggGAACTCTGTTGATGTTTACCCTGTTGGAAG AACACGTGTGACTCTTAAAAGAAATGGTGTAGTCTTAGATTTAGTGCCACCTCCCACAAAGGTAAACAACTTGATATTTGGCCGGACATGGGTTGATTCACCAGGAGAGATGATTATGACCAATCAGACGACTGGGGACAAAGTTGTGCTATATTTTCAGCCATGTGGCTGGTTTGG AGCTGGCCGCTATGAAGTGGATGGATATGTTTATAATGCTGCTGAGGAACCTCAGATACTGATGACTGGGAAATGGAATGAGTCAATGAGTTATCAACCATGTGATTTGGAAGGGGAACCCCTTCCAGGCACAGAATTGAAAGAG GTTTGGCACGTTGCTGATGTTCCAAAGAACGACAAATTTCAGTACACATATTTTGCGCATAAACTAAATAGCTTTGACACCGCTCCTAAAAAGTTTTTGGCATCAGACTCTCGTTTGCGGCCGGATAGATATGCACTTGAGAAGGGTGATCTATCCAAATCTGGTGCAGAAAAAagcag ATTGGAGGAGAGGCAGAGAGCTGAAAAGAAAGAACGAGAGGCCAAGCATCATCAGTTTACACCAAGATGGTTTGACTTGACTGAGGAAGTTACACCTACACCTTGGGGTGACTTGGAAGTCTATCAATATAACAATAAATACACTGAACACCAAGCCGCAATTGATAGCTCTGACTCGATTGATGTGGTTGATGTTACATCAATTGAATTCAACCCATGGCAGTTTGGTAACCTGTCTGCAGAATGA
- the LOC137742474 gene encoding oxysterol-binding protein-related protein 3C-like isoform X2, which produces MMQKYIGSDVTSMVTLPVLIFEPMTMLQKMAELMEYSHLLDHADECEDPYMQLVFATSWAISVYYAYQRTWKPFNPILGETYEMVNHSGVTFIAEQVSHHPPMSAGHAENDHFTYDVTSKLKTKFLGNSVDVYPVGRTRVTLKRNGVVLDLVPPPTKVNNLIFGRTWVDSPGEMIMTNQTTGDKVVLYFQPCGWFGAGRYEVDGYVYNAAEEPQILMTGKWNESMSYQPCDLEGEPLPGTELKEVWHVADVPKNDKFQYTYFAHKLNSFDTAPKKFLASDSRLRPDRYALEKGDLSKSGAEKSRLEERQRAEKKEREAKHHQFTPRWFDLTEEVTPTPWGDLEVYQYNNKYTEHQAAIDSSDSIDVVDVTSIEFNPWQFGNLSAE; this is translated from the exons ATGATGCAGAAGTATATAGGTTCAGATGTAACATCAATGGTGACTCTTCCTGTACTTATCTTTGAGCCAATGACAATGCTGCAGAAAATGGCTGAG TTAATGGAGTATTCACACTTGTTGGATCACGCCGATGAATGTGAGGATCCTTATATGCAGTTGGTGTTTGCCA CATCATGGGCGATATCGGTCTACTATGCCTACCAGCGGACGTGGAAGCCATTCAATCCTATCCTTGGGGAGACTTATGAAATGGTTAATCACTCAGGGGTTACATTTATTGCAGAGCAG GTGAGTCATCATCCACCAATGAGTGCTGGGCATGCAGAAAATGATCATTTCACTTATGATGTGACATCAAAACtgaagactaaatttttaggGAACTCTGTTGATGTTTACCCTGTTGGAAG AACACGTGTGACTCTTAAAAGAAATGGTGTAGTCTTAGATTTAGTGCCACCTCCCACAAAGGTAAACAACTTGATATTTGGCCGGACATGGGTTGATTCACCAGGAGAGATGATTATGACCAATCAGACGACTGGGGACAAAGTTGTGCTATATTTTCAGCCATGTGGCTGGTTTGG AGCTGGCCGCTATGAAGTGGATGGATATGTTTATAATGCTGCTGAGGAACCTCAGATACTGATGACTGGGAAATGGAATGAGTCAATGAGTTATCAACCATGTGATTTGGAAGGGGAACCCCTTCCAGGCACAGAATTGAAAGAG GTTTGGCACGTTGCTGATGTTCCAAAGAACGACAAATTTCAGTACACATATTTTGCGCATAAACTAAATAGCTTTGACACCGCTCCTAAAAAGTTTTTGGCATCAGACTCTCGTTTGCGGCCGGATAGATATGCACTTGAGAAGGGTGATCTATCCAAATCTGGTGCAGAAAAAagcag ATTGGAGGAGAGGCAGAGAGCTGAAAAGAAAGAACGAGAGGCCAAGCATCATCAGTTTACACCAAGATGGTTTGACTTGACTGAGGAAGTTACACCTACACCTTGGGGTGACTTGGAAGTCTATCAATATAACAATAAATACACTGAACACCAAGCCGCAATTGATAGCTCTGACTCGATTGATGTGGTTGATGTTACATCAATTGAATTCAACCCATGGCAGTTTGGTAACCTGTCTGCAGAATGA